A DNA window from Phoenix dactylifera cultivar Barhee BC4 chromosome 13, palm_55x_up_171113_PBpolish2nd_filt_p, whole genome shotgun sequence contains the following coding sequences:
- the LOC103711752 gene encoding nuclear transcription factor Y subunit B-4-like yields the protein MDSNTDGQPYLRGHDCNVTIDKAGATSYECINGQNHLLPIANVGRIMKQALPNNARISKPAKETMQECASEFISFVTEEATEQCRKEKRKTINGDDICSAMKTLGLDEYADAMKRYLCRYREHEEKATSMKRNKPAQINVRNELPVFRSNQYRDRSPSKSPCNVAKEKKFL from the coding sequence ATGGATAGTAATACAGATGGCCAACCTTATTTGAGAGGCCATGACTGCAATGTTACAATAGACAAAGCAGGTGCTACATCATATGAATGCATCAATGGGCAAAATCACCTATTGCCGATAGCCAATGTGGGACGAATTATGAAGCAAGCGCTGCCAAACAATGCAAGGATATCCAAACCAGCAAAAGAAACTATGCAGGAATGTGCGTCCGAGTTCATCAGCTTTGTCACCGAGGAAGCCACTGAACAATGCCGCAAGGAGAAGCGCAAGACTATCAATGGGGATGATATTTGTTCTGCTATGAAGACACTTGGCCTTGATGAGTATGCTGATGCCATGAAAAGATATTTGTGTAGATACAGAGAGCATGAAGAGAAGGCCACCTCTATGAAGCGCAATAAGCCAGCTCAGATTAATGTTAGAAATGAATTGCCAGTCTTTAGAAGCAATCAGTATAGAGACCGATCGCCTTCCAAGAGTCCTTGCAATGtagcaaaggaaaagaaatttcTCTGA